ATGTCGCAGTTCCGCCCACTCTACGACGACGAGCTGCCGCTTTGGGAGAAGGTGCGGACCATTGCGCGCTCGATCTACGGCGCCGAGGACATCGTCGCGGATGCCGCCATTCGCGACCAGTTCCGTGCCCTCGACGCGCAGGGCTATGGACACTTCCCCGTCTGCATGGCCAAGACACAGTACTCCTTTTCGACGGATCCCAATCTGAAGGGCGCGCCGAGCGGACATGTCGTCGGCATCCGAGAAGTCAGACTGTCGGCTGGCGCTGAATTCGTCGTGGTGATCACTGGCGAGATCATGACCATGCCGGGCCTGCCACGAATCCCCGCGGCGACCTCGATACGGCTGGACGAGCACGGACAGGTGGTCGGCCTGTTCTGATGCTTCCCTGCCCCGTCGGGGGGCGTCGCGCCGGTCCCGTCGGACCGCTAGCCGGCGGTGGTGGCTGGTGCCATCGCCGCAGACGCACCCGCCGGTTCTCCACAATGGCGTGATGGATTGCGACGAAACGGAGAGAGAGGGCGCGCCACCGATGGCATGATACGATGATCCGCTCTAATCGGTCACAAACGAGTCGATCAGCTGCGCCCAGCGCTCGCAGGCCTGGGCGCGCCCGAAGTCGCGCTCGGCGAGTGCGGTAATCCGCTCTGACGCCGTCGCGTCGCCGCCGAACCGGTCGCGAACCTGACGGATCGCGGCAGCAATGGCGGCCGCGTCGCCCATCACCGCGATGCCTGCACCGCTGCCTTCGAGATAGCGCGCGAGGGCACTCTCCGGCTCGACGACCGCGAGCACCGGCAGGCCTGCGGCGAGATAGGTCATCAGCTTGCTCGGATAGGACACCCGGTACATGCCAGGTACCAGCGAGACGATCCCGAGGTTGGCCGAACGGATGTGCCGGAACGCCTCGTCCGACGGCAGCCAGTCTGTGAACGTCACGGTTGTGAGACCGCGCTCCACCGCCAGTCTGCGCAGCCCAGCGGCCGCGACCCCGGTGCCGATGAACTCCAGCGAGATGCCCTCCTGCGCCGGAATGAGCGCCATCGCCTCGACGAGCGTATCAAGCCCCTGGAACCGGCCGAGATTGCCGGAGAAGACCATCCGGAAGCCGGTCCGGGGTGCGGGCCGGGCCGGCGGCGGCGTGGCCGTGCCGAGTTCCGACTGGACGAAGTTGTTGAGGACATGGAACGCCACCGCCCCGTTGCCGCCGCGGTCGGCAATCGTCTGCATCATGTCGTCGGACAGGACGACCACGGCGGACGACAGGCGGCAGGTCAGCGAATCGATGGCGGCCAGGAAGCGGAGGATGCCGCGCCGCACCGCGCCCGGCGGGCGTCGGGAGGAGATCGCCAGCACCTCGGGGTAGACGTCCTGTACGTGGTAGAGGAACCGGGCCCCGGCCGCCTTTGCGGCAATGTAGCCGGTCAGGCCGTTGACCACGGGCGGCAGCGTGTTGGTCCACACCAGGTCAAAGCGGTGGCGCGCCGCGTAGGACAGCCACGACATGAGGAACAGGGCGGCATTGATGTGGCGGACCGGGCCGCCGCGCCGTTCCCGCAACAGCGGCGCGCGGATGATGCGCACGCCGCCCTTGAACTCGCGCTTCGGCAGCGTCGGCATGGTACGGCCATGGTAGGAGGGCTGGGCGGTGTAGACAAAGACGCGGTGGCCACGCGCGGCGAGGTGTTCGGCGAGCGTGCGCAGCATCGAGCCGAGCGGTGTGGTGTCCGGCCAGTAATGCCGATAGATGATCAGGATCTTCAACGGCAGCCCCCTTCCCGCCCGCGTCAGCCGTCACGCGGGTCGATGCCCACCCAGCGATGCACCAGACCGGCCGTTCCGAGAATGAGGCTGACCACCCGGGCGGACGTGTCCTCGATCTGGTAGTCATCGGGGCAGCGCGACCGATGGCCGGATCTGAAGCGCGCCGCCTGCCAGGCCACTGCATCGCCGACGGCACCGGCCTCGATCCCGGCCAGCACAACGGCACCGGCCTCGACGCCCTCGGGGCGTTCGCTGGCGTTGCGGATCGACACGGCCGGGAAGCCGAGAATGGCCGCCTCTTCGGCGAGCGTGCCGGAATCCGATACCGTGCAGAAGGCATGCCGCTGAAGATGAACGTAGTCGAACAGACCGAACGGCGGGTGAAACCGGACGGACTCGCCAGTGTCGAGCGCCTCCGCCGCCTCGATGCGGCGGCGCGTGCGCGGATGGGTGGAGACCAGCACCGGAAGACCGAACCGCTCGCTCAGCGCCCTGAGCGTGCGGACGATGGCGGCGAGATTCGCCGGGTGATCGACGGTCTCCTCCCGGTGGACGCTGGCGACAATATAGCGCCCCGGGTCGAGCCCGAGACGGGCAAGAATGCCCGCGCCAGCGATCCGCTCGGCATAATGGGACAGGACTTCCCGCATCGGCGATCCGGTCAGCGCAATCCGGCGCGCCGGAAAACCTTCGGCCAGAAGGTTGCGGCGCGCATGCTCAGTGTAGACGAGGTTGAAGTCGGCGATGTGGTCGATCATCCGCCGGTTGGTCTCTTCCGGCACATTCCAGTCGAAGCAACGGTTGCCGGCCTCCATGTGGTAGATCGGCACCCTGAGCCGCTTCGCCATGATCGCCGCCAGTGCGCTGTTGGTATCGCCGAGCACGAGCAGCGCGTCGGGCTTCTCCGCGCTCAGCACGCGCTCGGCACCGGCCAGGATGTTGCCCAGCTGTACGCCCAGCGTCGCGGCGGCGACCGCGAGGTAATGATCGGGTGGGCGCAGGCCGAGTTCCTCGAAGAACACGTCAGACAGGTCCGGGTCGTGGCTCTGGCCGGTGTGGACCAGCACATGGTCGCAGGCTGCATCGAGCGCCGGAATCACCCGCGACAGGCGGATGATCTCGGGCCGGGTGCCGAGGATGGTCATCACCTTCATTGTGAAGCCGCCATGGCTGCCGCCGCGCCGTCCGGCAGGTCAACGGCCTCTGGATAGGTGTCGGGCGCGGCCGGATCGTAAAGATCGTTCGTCCAGAACATCGCGACCAGTTCGCCACTGCCGACATTGGCAAGGTTGTGGACATGCATGGTGGGCATGTCGATGAAGGCGGGTTCGTCGCCGGACAGCCGGAATCGGTGGATCTCCCGGCTGCAGACAGGCCGTACCGCGACCTCTGCCTCGCCGGCCAGGACGACGAACCGCTCGACCTTGCGGAAGTGATAGTGCTGACCGCGCACGAAGCCGGGATGGGTGGTCGAGTAGTGGATCTGACCGCCGCTGGTCTCGCGGATCGCCTCGATCAGCGTTCCGCGCTGATCGGTATGGCGGCGGAACGCCACCGGATAGTGCCGCGGAAACAGATAGCTGCGATAGGTATTGAACAGATCGAGGTCGAAGGGATCGCGCAGATCCGGGATCAGTCGATCGTGCCGGTAGGACCGGTCGAACTGTTCGAGGCGCTCCAGCAGGGACGAGACGGTGAGCCGCCGTCCCTCGGGCCGCCAGATGCCGGTATCGCCAGCGATGACAATGTCCGCGATGCCCCGGGCCACCCGGTGGGCGTGCAGGAAGCAGATCTCAGCGTCGACGTCGATGCGTCGCGGCGTGCCGTCCGCAAGCTGGCGGCAGAAGGTCGCGACCACCGAGTTGTGAAAGGGCCGCCCGCCCTCGCCGAACACGTTGGGCAGGATCATGTCGGTGAACGCCGCGCCCGATGCGGACGCCCAGCCAGCCAGGATCGCGGCAGCCTGCCGCTTCGATCGCCCGTAGGCGGTATCCCGATCGACCTGTGTCGAGGAGGCGTGCAGCAGGTGGGGCGTCGACCCGGCCAGCCTCAGCGCATCGGTCAGCACCGCGGCGAGACGCAGGTTGGTTTCCTCCACCTCCGCCTCGGCGCCGCGGTTCATTGCGGCGAGATGCACGATCGCGTCCGCTCCCGCGAGCGCCGCAGCCAGTCTTTCGGGGGTCTGCCACGCGTCGCGCCCGACCGGGATCACCTGCAGGCCAGGCTGCACCCGCAGCCAGGCGTGGACGTGCCAGCCGATCAACCCGCCAGCACCGGTTATCGCGATCCTCATCATGTGGCGAAAGGACGGTGCGGCCGGCGCGGAGTCAAGTCGCAGGTCGCAGCATTTGCGCCCCGTACGCGGCTGTGGCACATCAGCGGTCGTTTCAAGGCGGGGTCCATGCAGGGCAAGACAATCCTGATCACTGGCGGCACCGGCTCCTTCGGCGGCGTCATGGTCCGCCACGCGCTCGACCGGGGCGCGGCCGAAATCCGCATCCTGTCGCGCGACGAGGAAAAGCAGGACGCGATGCGCAACCGGCTGCAGGAACCTCGGCTGGTGTTCCACATCGGTGACGTGCGCGATCCCGGCAGTGTCGACATGGCCATGGCGGGTGTCGACATGGTGTTCCATGCCGCGGCATTGAAGCAGGTACCGTCCTGCGAATTCTTCCCGCTCGAGGCGGTACGGACGAACGTGCTCGGCAGCCAGAACGTCATCGATTCGGCCATCCGCCATGGGGTGGCCAATGTCGTGTGCCTGTCCACCGACAAGGCCGTACTGCCGATCAACGCGATGGGGATGACGAAGGCGCTGATGGAGAAGCTGGTGCAGGCGGCCTCGCGCCGCCGCAACGGCGGTGGCACGGTCGTTGCCTGCGTGCGCTACGGCAACGTGATGTATTCGCGCGGGTCGGTGATCCCGCTTTTTCTCCGGCAGATCCGGGCTGGTGGCCCGATAACGGTGACGAACCCAGACATGACGCGGTTCCTGCTGCCGTTGTCGGAGTCGGTGGCGCTTGTGGAATATGCCCTCAACAATGCCGGACCGGGCGATGTGTTCATCAAGAAGGCTCCGGCCACGACGATCGGCACGTTGGCCGAGGCGATGCGGCGGCTGTTCGGCTCGAACGCCGAGATCCGTACCATCGGCGTCCGTCACGGCGAGAAGCTGTTCGAGACGCTCGCCACCGCCGACGAACTTGCCGGCGCCGAAGAGACGGACGATTACTGGCGGCTGAGGATGGACAGCCGCGAGCTGAACTATGCTTCGTACTTTTCCGAGGGACGTCCGGACGTAACGCGTTTCGAGGACTACACCTCCCACAATACGCGGCGACTTGATGTCGAAGGCGTCATCGCCCTGCTGAAGTCGCTTCCGGAGATCCAGGCCGAACTTGGCTGAGCGGAGCTGCGGCAGGCTCCGACCGAGCCGTGACCGTCCGGTCCGATCGCGCCGATCCCAGGTTACGGCGCACCATTCCGGCCGAGCAAGACGCCGCCGGAATCGGGTCGCATTGACACGCGATCCTGGCGGCGCAAGCCGTCACGCCAGCGTCACCGGGCGGGCCTTGGCGAGGCGGTCAAACGCCAGCAGCATCTCGATAAGCTCGGGCAGATCCCTGATGGCGACCATATTCGGCCCGTCCGAGGGGGCGGAATCCGGGTCCGGATGGGTCTCGATGAAGACGCCCGCGACGCCGACCGCGACCGCCGCGCGGGCCAGGACAGGGACGAATTCGCGCTGACCACCGGAGGCCGAACCCAGACCACCGGGCTGTTGCACCGAGTGCGTCGCATCGAAGATCACCGGCGCGCCGAACCTGGCGAGGAGCGGCAGCGACCGCATGTCGGTAACCAGCGTGTTGTAGCCGAAGCTCGCGCCACGCTCCGTCACGAGGATGTTGGCGCCGCCGAAGCCCGCCAGCTTGTCAACGACGTGTCGCATGTCCCACGGGGCCAGGAACTGACCCTTCTTGACATTGACGGCCCGCCCTGTTGCCGCTGCGGCCGCCAGCAGATCGGTCTGACGACAGAGGAAGGCGGGAATCTGCAGGATGTCGACCACTTCTGCCACCGGCGCACACTGCCAGGTTTCGTGGACATCGGTGAGGACGGGCAGCCCGATGGTCTCGCGAATCTCGGCGAACACCGGCAGCGCCCGATCGAGGCCAATGCCGCGCGCACCGCTGGCGCTGGTCCGGTTGGCCTTGTCGAAAGACGACTTGTACACGAGGCCGATGCCCAGATGGGCAGCGATCGTCTTCAAGGCCTCGGCGGTCTCGAGTGCGTGATCGCGGCTTTCCATCTGGCACGGCCCGGCGATGAAGGCGAGCGGCCGGTCGTTGCCGAACTCGATGCCACCGATGGTGACGGTCGGATTGACGTGGAACACGGTCGATGCTCCTTCTGGCGGCTTTGCGGTTGTCCCCGCAGTTCCCGCTCTGCCGTTCACAGGTTCTGCACCGGCTGGAACGCGATCGCCGCGCCCATGGCCTCGGCAGCCGCAACCACCAACCGGCTGGCGCGCTTGTCGTGCCGGACGCCGGCCCGGTCAAGGCAGTCCTGCGCTGCCGCCAGGTCGCGCACACCAACCACGAAGCCCGCGAAGCGCGGCGTACGGTAGTCGGCGCGTGGAATTGCATCGCCCCAGGTCGCATGCACGGCATCCGGTGTGTCGATGCGGATCATGCCACGGGAGGTTTCCACTTTCAGGCCCATGCTGGTCGCGCGGACATCGCGTGTGCCGGCGAAGGCTTCGAAGAAGGCATGATGGTCGGACGGTGCGGCGGATACCATCACCACCTCGGCGATTTCGACCGCGGTATTGGCGTGGCGCTGATACTCGGTCTTCCAGAAATGCTGCGGGGCGAGCTGCTGGCAGGTGAAGAATGCGGCTTCCGGAATGAACGGGTCGGACGCGAAGGCAAGGCGGAACCCGACGCGCGCCACCGAGCCATCCGGCTGCCGGGCATCGCGGCCGAACTCGAAGGGCACATAGGACTGTATGCCGGCCTCCGCGAATCCGCGCGCGTCGGCATCGGCGTCGGCGCTGTCGAGCGCCAGCATGCTGATCCCCTCATGCCGCTCGAGGAAGCGGTGATTGAAGCGCGGGAAGGAGAAGCCGCCGGGCGGAGGCACCGGAAACGCGTCCGGCTCGACCACGGACAGCAGTTCGAGGAACGAGCCGTGCAGCTGTACAAGGCTGTTCTGCGTCCCGAACGGATGCAGGGCGACCGGCGTCAGCGTCAATCCGAGCCGCCCGTAGACCTGACGCGCCCGCTCGAAGCCATGGACGGCGATGACGAGATGATCGATGCCGCGGGCCATGGCGGGCCTATCGGCGGAGGGGCGTCACGGATCGCCCGGCGGGTCGCGGCGATGGACGCTGCCGCCTCAACGTCGGGCAATGCCGGAGCGCCGATCCGGAGGCGCATCGCCGTGGACACGCACCTGAGCGTCCCGATTCCGCCGCGTCGGCCGGCATGGCGCCCGTGGGCAGGACAGCGGATCGCGTGCCAGATCGCGCACGCATCTTCAGACCAGCCGACTCTGTTCCACCGCCGCCTCGATGAAGGAACGGAACAGGGGATGCGGATCGAACGGGCGCGATTTGAGTTCGGGGTGATACTGCACGCCGACGAACCACGGGTGGTCGGCGAGTTCCACGGTCTCGGGCAATATGCCGTCGGGCGACATGCCGGAAAAGCGCAGGCCGTGCCGCTCCAACCGGTCGCGATAGGCGACGTTCACCTCATAGCGATGCCGGTGACGCTCGGAGATCGCGTGCGCACCGTAGATCTCGGCGATCCGGCTGCCGGGAGCCAGCACGGCGTCATAGGCCCCGAGCCGCATGGTGCCGCCGAGATCGCCCTGGGCGGCCCGCCTTTCCAGCATGTTTCCCTTCAGCCATTCGGTCATCAGGCCGACGACCGGTTCCGGGGTCGGACCGAATTCGGTCGAGCTGGCCGCCTCGATCCCGCAAAGGTTGCGCGCCGCCTCGATGACCGCCATCTGCATGCCGAAGCAGATCCCGAAATATGGAACCTTGCGCTGGCGGGCAAAGCCGGCAGCGGCGATCTTGCCTTCCGAGCCGCGTTCTCCGAAACCGCCGGGGACGAGGATGCCGTTCACCTGTTCGAGGAAGGGAGCGGGATCCTCGCGCTCGAAGATCTCGGATTCGATCCAGTCGATGTTGACCTTGACCCGATTGGCGATGCCGCCGTGCACCAGGGCCTCGATCAGTGACTTGTAAGCGTCCTTGAGGCCCGTGTACTTGCCGACGATGGCGATCGTCACCTCGCCTTCGGGATTGCGGATCCGCTCGACAATGTCGCGCCAGCGCGACAATTCGGGTGCGGGTCCGGGCTGCAGACCGAAGGCGGCCAGCACCTCGGCATCGAGCCCCGCTTCGTGATAGGCGAGCGGCACGGCATAGATCGTGTCGACGTCCCGCGCCTCGATGACGGCGGTTTCCCTGACATTGCAGAACAGCGCCAGCTTGCGCCGCTCATCCGGCGGAATCGGCCGATCGCAGCGGCACAGCAGGATGTCGGGCTGTATGCCGATCGAGCGCAGCTCCTTGACGGAGTGCTGGGTCGGCTTGGTCTTCATCTCTCCGGCGCTGGGAATGTAGGGCAGAAGCGTCAGGTGGATGAACACGGCGTGGCCGCGCGGCAGCTCTTGGCCGAGCTGTCGGATCGCCTCGAAGAACGGCAGTCCCTCTATATCGCCCACCGTGCCGCCGATCTCCACCAGCACGAAATCGGCGTCGTCGTTGCCGCGCTTGACAAAATCCTTGATGGCATCGGTAACATGCGGGATCACCTGGATCGTGGCGCCGAGATAATCGCCCCTCCGCTCCTTGGTGATGATGTCCTGGTAGATGCGGCCGGTGGTGATGTTGTTGTCCTGGCTGCACGGAACCCCGGTGAACCGCTCGTAGTGGCCGAGATCGAGGTCGGTCTCGGCGCCGTCGTCGGTGACGAAAACCTCACCATGCTGGTACGGGCTCATCGTGCCCGGATCGACGTTAAGATAGGGATCGAGCTTCTTCAGCCGCACGCGGTAGCCACGCGCCTGAAGGACCGCGCCGAGCGCGGCGGAGGCAAGGCCCTTGCCGAGGGAGGAGACCACGCCGCCGGTGATGAAAACGTACCGCGCCATGGGCCTTGAAGATACCTCCGCCCCTTTCGATTCGGGGAGTCCGAATTGCTCCCCACGGAATTTAAGAACGCTTGCCGATGGAATCGGCTATTCCGACTGCGGCACCTGCGGTCCGGACGGTTGTTGCTGCCGTTCGAGATCGCGGATCTGGTCGAGAATGGTGCCTCCGGCTGGCTGCGACGGCGTTGTCTGGGTCTGGGTCGGCGCGCCGCTGCTGGCGGGAGCGTTGTCGAATATCGAAGGCGTCGGACCGCTCTGGCGGGCCAGCAGCGTCAGCGTGATCGACGTTGCGAAGAACGCGATCGCCAGGATCGTCGTGGTGCGCGTCAGTACGTTGGCCGTCCCGCGACCGGTCATGAAGCCGCCTCCACCACCGCCGATACCGAGCGCACCGCCCTCGGATTTCTGCAACAGGATGACCGCGACCAGCGCGATGACCACCATGAGATGGATGACGATGACGACCGTTTCCATGCGTCCGATGTCCGGATTTCGGGGAATTCGGCGGGACTAATACACCGCCTGCACGCCCATTGCCACCCCGCGCGACAATCCGTCCGCGTCGTCGTGGACGACCTACGCGCCAGCCGAAGCCGCACTGTCCTCTGCCGGCAAGCAGGCCGCACGCAGCAGATCGTTACCGCGCACGATATGGTTGGACGCAGCTCGCCCGGCAAGGCCCCTGACGGCCGCGACGACCGGGCGCGGGGTCAGGGCTCCAGTGTCCTCAAGGCTTCGGCGATCGCCAGGAAATCCGCTGCCTTGAGGCTGGCGCCGCCGACGAGCGCCCCATCGACGTGGCGAACGGCCAGCAGGTCCGCCGCGTTCGCGGGCTTCACCGATCCGCCGTAGAGGATGCGCATCCGGCAGCCTTCTCCCGGAAAGCGCGTCGACAGGCGCTCCCGGATGAAGGCGTGCACCTCGGCGACATCGGCCGGTGTCGGCGTCAGCCCGGTGCCGATCGCCCAGACGGGCTCATAGGCGATGACGAGGCCTGCGGCGAGGGAACCGTCGGGGACCGATCCGTCGAGCTGGTCTCCAATCCGGTCGAGTGTCTTGTCGGCCCTGCGCTCGGCCTCCGTCTCGCCGACACAGATGACGGCGACGAGGCCCGCCCGACGCGCCGCCTCCGCCTTGGCGCGGACAGCCTCGTCGGTCTCCCCGTGATCCTGGCGTCGCTCGGAATGCCCGACGATGACCGCGGTGGCGCCGGTGTCGGCGATCATCTCGGCGGAGATATCGCCGGTATGCGCCCCGGACGGGCGGGCGTGGCAGTCCTGAGCACCGATGGCGATGCGCGAGCCGAGGGCGACGACCGCGAAGGTCGAGAGCAGCGTCGCCGGCGGGCAGACCATGAGCTCGACGCGGCCACGCAGTTCCGGATCGTAGCCATCGATCATCTGTCCGAGTTCGCGCACCGAGGCCTTCAGCCCGTTCATCTTCCAGTTGCCCGCGATCAGCGGTCGAATACCCGGTGTCATGCCCTGGTCCCTGCCCTCTTCAGCAATCGGATCGGCTCCAGATAGCAGATGTGGAGGGTGGGGCGAACTGCCTCAGCGGCGTCTCGCGACAGCGAACAGGCCGGAGCGCGACATCTTCGGCTGCATCACCGAGCTGTCGCGAAGCACGACCGGCAACGGGACATTGCCGAACACGGCGAACAGGGCGGCCTGCTCGGCGAGCTCCCACCGCTCGCGCGTGCCGTTCTCCAGCCGGTAGTCATAGCCGGGACCCATGCGGAACGTGACGCCGAGCCCTTCTGCGGCGATCGCGCGGTTCAGGTCGGCGGCGAGCCTGCGGGTGGCCCGCTCGACGGCGAGCCAGCCGGCCGCCTCGAGGAACAGCGCATCGACCGGCTGGTCGGCCGCGATCCGCTCGGCCACGGCCTGATCGAGCCGCGGGCCGAGGGTCAGGACGAAGACGATCGCCTCGCCGCAGCCGGCCAGCAGCCGCGGAAACGCCGCGCAGGTGAAGCGCACCTTGCCGACCTCAGGCTCTAGTCGCCCTTCGAGATCGAGCATGCCGGCCTCGTTGCGGCAGATTCGCATCCGCCGGTAGCAGGCCTCGGGCCGCGTCAGGATGGCGATGTCGGCGGCCGCCCGCTCGGCAATCCGCCGGATCACGGGACGGACGCGATCGGGCTCCCGGTAGCGGTGGATGCGCAGGATCCGCTCGGCGTCGACCTCGATCGGGTCGATTGCCCAGGTTTCAACAGTGATGGCAGCGCCTCCCACGAGCCGATCGCGCAATGGGCTTTCAGGTTCCGAACGAGGCGATCACATCCGTCCGGATCGTCTCGAAGCGCGCTTCCAGTTCGGCCGCCACTGCTTCGGCCACCTCTCGCGCCGATCCCGG
The window above is part of the Tepidamorphus gemmatus genome. Proteins encoded here:
- a CDS encoding glycosyltransferase family 4 protein — its product is MKILIIYRHYWPDTTPLGSMLRTLAEHLAARGHRVFVYTAQPSYHGRTMPTLPKREFKGGVRIIRAPLLRERRGGPVRHINAALFLMSWLSYAARHRFDLVWTNTLPPVVNGLTGYIAAKAAGARFLYHVQDVYPEVLAISSRRPPGAVRRGILRFLAAIDSLTCRLSSAVVVLSDDMMQTIADRGGNGAVAFHVLNNFVQSELGTATPPPARPAPRTGFRMVFSGNLGRFQGLDTLVEAMALIPAQEGISLEFIGTGVAAAGLRRLAVERGLTTVTFTDWLPSDEAFRHIRSANLGIVSLVPGMYRVSYPSKLMTYLAAGLPVLAVVEPESALARYLEGSGAGIAVMGDAAAIAAAIRQVRDRFGGDATASERITALAERDFGRAQACERWAQLIDSFVTD
- the wecB gene encoding non-hydrolyzing UDP-N-acetylglucosamine 2-epimerase, producing MKVMTILGTRPEIIRLSRVIPALDAACDHVLVHTGQSHDPDLSDVFFEELGLRPPDHYLAVAAATLGVQLGNILAGAERVLSAEKPDALLVLGDTNSALAAIMAKRLRVPIYHMEAGNRCFDWNVPEETNRRMIDHIADFNLVYTEHARRNLLAEGFPARRIALTGSPMREVLSHYAERIAGAGILARLGLDPGRYIVASVHREETVDHPANLAAIVRTLRALSERFGLPVLVSTHPRTRRRIEAAEALDTGESVRFHPPFGLFDYVHLQRHAFCTVSDSGTLAEEAAILGFPAVSIRNASERPEGVEAGAVVLAGIEAGAVGDAVAWQAARFRSGHRSRCPDDYQIEDTSARVVSLILGTAGLVHRWVGIDPRDG
- a CDS encoding NAD-dependent epimerase/dehydratase family protein, producing MRIAITGAGGLIGWHVHAWLRVQPGLQVIPVGRDAWQTPERLAAALAGADAIVHLAAMNRGAEAEVEETNLRLAAVLTDALRLAGSTPHLLHASSTQVDRDTAYGRSKRQAAAILAGWASASGAAFTDMILPNVFGEGGRPFHNSVVATFCRQLADGTPRRIDVDAEICFLHAHRVARGIADIVIAGDTGIWRPEGRRLTVSSLLERLEQFDRSYRHDRLIPDLRDPFDLDLFNTYRSYLFPRHYPVAFRRHTDQRGTLIEAIRETSGGQIHYSTTHPGFVRGQHYHFRKVERFVVLAGEAEVAVRPVCSREIHRFRLSGDEPAFIDMPTMHVHNLANVGSGELVAMFWTNDLYDPAAPDTYPEAVDLPDGAAAAMAASQ
- a CDS encoding polysaccharide biosynthesis protein — protein: MQGKTILITGGTGSFGGVMVRHALDRGAAEIRILSRDEEKQDAMRNRLQEPRLVFHIGDVRDPGSVDMAMAGVDMVFHAAALKQVPSCEFFPLEAVRTNVLGSQNVIDSAIRHGVANVVCLSTDKAVLPINAMGMTKALMEKLVQAASRRRNGGGTVVACVRYGNVMYSRGSVIPLFLRQIRAGGPITVTNPDMTRFLLPLSESVALVEYALNNAGPGDVFIKKAPATTIGTLAEAMRRLFGSNAEIRTIGVRHGEKLFETLATADELAGAEETDDYWRLRMDSRELNYASYFSEGRPDVTRFEDYTSHNTRRLDVEGVIALLKSLPEIQAELG
- the kdsA gene encoding 3-deoxy-8-phosphooctulonate synthase: MFHVNPTVTIGGIEFGNDRPLAFIAGPCQMESRDHALETAEALKTIAAHLGIGLVYKSSFDKANRTSASGARGIGLDRALPVFAEIRETIGLPVLTDVHETWQCAPVAEVVDILQIPAFLCRQTDLLAAAAATGRAVNVKKGQFLAPWDMRHVVDKLAGFGGANILVTERGASFGYNTLVTDMRSLPLLARFGAPVIFDATHSVQQPGGLGSASGGQREFVPVLARAAVAVGVAGVFIETHPDPDSAPSDGPNMVAIRDLPELIEMLLAFDRLAKARPVTLA
- a CDS encoding VOC family protein: MARGIDHLVIAVHGFERARQVYGRLGLTLTPVALHPFGTQNSLVQLHGSFLELLSVVEPDAFPVPPPGGFSFPRFNHRFLERHEGISMLALDSADADADARGFAEAGIQSYVPFEFGRDARQPDGSVARVGFRLAFASDPFIPEAAFFTCQQLAPQHFWKTEYQRHANTAVEIAEVVMVSAAPSDHHAFFEAFAGTRDVRATSMGLKVETSRGMIRIDTPDAVHATWGDAIPRADYRTPRFAGFVVGVRDLAAAQDCLDRAGVRHDKRASRLVVAAAEAMGAAIAFQPVQNL
- a CDS encoding CTP synthase, with the translated sequence MARYVFITGGVVSSLGKGLASAALGAVLQARGYRVRLKKLDPYLNVDPGTMSPYQHGEVFVTDDGAETDLDLGHYERFTGVPCSQDNNITTGRIYQDIITKERRGDYLGATIQVIPHVTDAIKDFVKRGNDDADFVLVEIGGTVGDIEGLPFFEAIRQLGQELPRGHAVFIHLTLLPYIPSAGEMKTKPTQHSVKELRSIGIQPDILLCRCDRPIPPDERRKLALFCNVRETAVIEARDVDTIYAVPLAYHEAGLDAEVLAAFGLQPGPAPELSRWRDIVERIRNPEGEVTIAIVGKYTGLKDAYKSLIEALVHGGIANRVKVNIDWIESEIFEREDPAPFLEQVNGILVPGGFGERGSEGKIAAAGFARQRKVPYFGICFGMQMAVIEAARNLCGIEAASSTEFGPTPEPVVGLMTEWLKGNMLERRAAQGDLGGTMRLGAYDAVLAPGSRIAEIYGAHAISERHRHRYEVNVAYRDRLERHGLRFSGMSPDGILPETVELADHPWFVGVQYHPELKSRPFDPHPLFRSFIEAAVEQSRLV
- the secG gene encoding preprotein translocase subunit SecG encodes the protein METVVIVIHLMVVIALVAVILLQKSEGGALGIGGGGGGFMTGRGTANVLTRTTTILAIAFFATSITLTLLARQSGPTPSIFDNAPASSGAPTQTQTTPSQPAGGTILDQIRDLERQQQPSGPQVPQSE
- the tpiA gene encoding triose-phosphate isomerase, coding for MTPGIRPLIAGNWKMNGLKASVRELGQMIDGYDPELRGRVELMVCPPATLLSTFAVVALGSRIAIGAQDCHARPSGAHTGDISAEMIADTGATAVIVGHSERRQDHGETDEAVRAKAEAARRAGLVAVICVGETEAERRADKTLDRIGDQLDGSVPDGSLAAGLVIAYEPVWAIGTGLTPTPADVAEVHAFIRERLSTRFPGEGCRMRILYGGSVKPANAADLLAVRHVDGALVGGASLKAADFLAIAEALRTLEP